A window from Deltaproteobacteria bacterium encodes these proteins:
- the murD gene encoding UDP-N-acetylmuramoyl-L-alanine--D-glutamate ligase, whose protein sequence is MSWTGKNVLVLGVARSGRSAVELLLRAGARVCAYDRAPETLEGLPPQVKRLCAPSLPDFAEFDAVVASPGIPVAASAKLVPEVDLAAEFLDTLLVGITGSNGKSTTTVLIGEMLEASGLDTGVGGNLGTPLCALVGRGHERIVAELSSFQLEHARKLRADVAVLLNLAPDHLDRHGSLAGYGAAKARLAELQRPEDALVVNRDDAWARGIGERSRARVFGFSSERRLESGAYIDGADLVLAPQGPVELRVPIHALSAASRRPVANALAAALAARLAGATTEAISRTLARFAGLPHRVRDVCVRAGVRYVDDSKATNPAAAIASLLAQTTPIVWLAGGRNKGLAFDELAVAARGARVRRAVVYGESAAELERALTDACPVERVANLAAAVAVAAACARPGDVVLLAPACASFDQFKSFEERGRRFAELACALPEGVAAGGTGC, encoded by the coding sequence ATGAGCTGGACGGGGAAGAACGTGCTCGTGCTCGGTGTCGCGCGCTCGGGGCGGAGCGCGGTCGAGCTCCTGCTGCGCGCCGGCGCCCGCGTCTGCGCGTACGATCGCGCTCCCGAGACGCTCGAAGGGCTGCCGCCGCAGGTGAAGCGCCTCTGCGCGCCGTCGCTGCCCGACTTCGCGGAGTTCGACGCCGTGGTCGCGAGCCCCGGGATTCCGGTCGCCGCAAGCGCGAAGCTCGTGCCCGAGGTCGACCTCGCGGCGGAGTTCCTCGACACGCTCCTCGTCGGCATCACCGGCTCCAACGGCAAGAGCACCACGACCGTGCTGATCGGCGAGATGCTCGAGGCGAGCGGACTCGACACGGGCGTCGGGGGAAATCTCGGCACGCCCCTCTGCGCGCTGGTCGGCCGCGGTCACGAGCGGATCGTCGCCGAGCTGTCGAGCTTCCAGCTCGAGCACGCGCGCAAGCTGCGGGCGGACGTCGCGGTGCTCCTGAACCTCGCGCCCGATCACCTCGATCGTCACGGCAGCCTGGCGGGCTACGGCGCGGCGAAGGCGCGTCTGGCGGAGCTTCAGCGCCCGGAGGACGCTCTGGTCGTGAACCGGGACGACGCGTGGGCGCGCGGCATCGGCGAGCGCTCCCGCGCGCGCGTCTTCGGCTTCTCCAGCGAGCGGCGGCTCGAGTCCGGAGCGTACATCGACGGCGCGGACCTGGTGCTGGCCCCGCAGGGGCCGGTCGAGCTGCGCGTTCCGATCCACGCGCTCTCCGCGGCCTCGCGCAGGCCGGTCGCGAACGCGCTCGCGGCGGCGCTCGCCGCGCGGCTCGCCGGCGCGACGACCGAGGCGATCTCGCGCACGCTCGCGCGCTTCGCGGGCCTGCCCCACCGCGTCCGGGACGTCTGCGTGCGCGCGGGCGTGCGCTACGTCGACGACTCGAAGGCGACCAACCCCGCGGCCGCGATCGCGAGCCTGCTCGCGCAGACCACCCCGATCGTCTGGCTCGCGGGCGGGCGCAACAAGGGTCTCGCCTTCGACGAGCTCGCCGTAGCCGCGCGCGGCGCGCGCGTGCGACGCGCGGTGGTGTACGGCGAGTCGGCCGCGGAGCTCGAGCGGGCGCTCACGGACGCCTGCCCGGTCGAGCGCGTCGCGAACCTGGCCGCGGCCGTCGCAGTGGCGGCAGCCTGCGCGCGACCCGGCGACGTCGTCCTGCTCGCGCCCGCGTGCGCGAGCTTCGACCAGTTCAAGAGCTTCGAGGAGCGCGGCCGACGCTTCGCGGAGCTCGCTTGCGCGCTTCCCGAAGGGGTCGCGGCCGGAGGAACGGGATGCTGA
- the ftsW gene encoding putative lipid II flippase FtsW, producing MLSRFGASELLVAAILLLGFGLVMVYSASAARAEVVYGTSFAYLGRQALALLIGLGIGALCYVTPLGWLEKIAYLAWAAALLGLLATFTPLGVGDNGARRWIVLGGFPFQPLEAAKLGVILGVSRWLAANQDRMQDYRASMLVPALLAGLPAFALLQQPDYGGAMLVAMFTGVLIFAAGARLDHLACTAAALAPLAIGAMLLREYRVARLIAFLDPWADPLGGGYQLVQSQLAFGAGGWLGAGFGAGQQKLFFLPEAHNDFILSVVGEEVGLFGVVAVLVGFAVLTLSSLGIAQRAKTPFATLAAVGASLLLWMQALLNSGVAMGLLPTKGSTLPLVSYGGTSLIASLAAIGLILNAARATKRGRPGWR from the coding sequence ATGCTGAGCCGGTTCGGCGCGTCGGAGCTGCTCGTCGCCGCGATCCTGTTGCTCGGCTTCGGACTGGTCATGGTCTACAGCGCCAGCGCGGCGCGCGCCGAGGTCGTCTACGGCACCTCGTTCGCGTATCTCGGCCGACAGGCGCTCGCGCTCTTGATCGGTCTCGGAATCGGCGCCCTCTGCTACGTCACGCCGCTCGGTTGGCTGGAGAAGATCGCCTATCTCGCCTGGGCCGCGGCGCTGCTCGGGCTGCTTGCGACCTTCACGCCGCTCGGCGTCGGAGACAACGGCGCGCGGCGCTGGATCGTGCTCGGCGGCTTCCCGTTCCAGCCGCTCGAGGCGGCGAAGCTCGGCGTGATCCTCGGGGTCTCGCGCTGGCTCGCGGCGAACCAGGACCGGATGCAGGACTACCGTGCGAGCATGCTCGTGCCGGCGCTTCTGGCCGGGCTGCCCGCGTTCGCCCTGCTGCAGCAGCCCGATTACGGCGGCGCGATGCTGGTCGCGATGTTCACCGGCGTGCTGATCTTCGCCGCGGGCGCGCGCCTCGATCATCTGGCCTGCACCGCGGCGGCGCTGGCGCCGCTGGCGATCGGGGCGATGCTGCTGCGCGAGTACCGCGTCGCGCGCCTGATCGCGTTCCTGGATCCGTGGGCCGATCCGCTCGGCGGCGGCTATCAGCTCGTGCAGTCGCAGCTCGCGTTCGGCGCGGGGGGATGGCTCGGCGCTGGCTTCGGCGCCGGACAGCAGAAGCTCTTCTTCCTGCCCGAGGCCCACAACGATTTCATCCTGTCGGTGGTCGGCGAAGAGGTGGGGCTGTTCGGCGTGGTCGCGGTGCTGGTGGGCTTCGCGGTGCTCACGCTCTCGTCGCTCGGCATCGCGCAGCGCGCGAAGACGCCGTTCGCGACGCTGGCGGCGGTCGGCGCGAGCCTGCTGCTCTGGATGCAGGCGCTGCTGAACTCCGGCGTCGCGATGGGCCTGCTGCCCACGAAGGGAAGCACGCTGCCGCTGGTGTCGTACGGCGGAACGTCGCTGATCGCGAGCCTGGCGGCGATCGGCCTGATCCTGAACGCGGCGCGCGCGACCAAGCGAGGGAGACCGGGATGGCGCTAG